The proteins below are encoded in one region of Manis javanica isolate MJ-LG chromosome 8, MJ_LKY, whole genome shotgun sequence:
- the TRMT5 gene encoding tRNA (guanine(37)-N(1))-methyltransferase isoform X2 — protein MPEIETNQRDSELFSPPSNVRGMTKLDRTAFKKKVTIPVLKVRKEIVSKLMRSLKRAALQRPGIKRVIEDPEDEGSRLIMLDPYKMISDDSFEKAELSILKQLNVNSHIAEYNLELTYENFKSEEILRAVLPEGQDVTSGFSRVGHIAHLNLRDHQLPFKHLIGQVMIDKNPGITSAVNKTSNIDSTFRNFQMEVLSGEENMTTKVRENSYTYEFDFSKVYWNPRLSTEHSRITELLKPGDVLFDVFAGVGPFAIPVAKKNCTVFANDLNPESHKWLSHNCKLNKVDQKVKVFNLDGKDFLQGPVREELMQQLGPLSQEKKHSVHIVMNLPAKAVEFLSALKSLLDGPPCSNEFLPIVHCYSFSKDANPAKDVQQRAGAVLGISLEACSSVHLVRNVAPNKEMLCITFQIPAAILYKNQTLNLENNEAPPLKRQKMGKAFSEEKTQIYSVT, from the exons ATGCCTGAAATAGAAACAAATCAGAGAGACTCTGAATTGTTTTCACCACCCTCTAATGTGCGAGGAATGACAAAACTTGATAGGACAGCTTTTAAGAAGAAAGTTACCATCCCAGTACTTAAAGTAAGGAAAGAAATAGTCAGTAAATTGATGCGATCCCTTAAAAGGGCAGCACTGCAGCGCCCAGGCATAAAACGTGTGATTGAAGATCCAGAAGATGAAGGAAGTAGATTAATTATGTTGGATCCCTATAAAATGATTAGTGATGATTCCTTTGAAAAAGCAGAACTTAGTATTTTAAAGCAGCTTAATGTCAATTCACATATAGCTGAATATAATTTGGAACTAACTTATGAAAACTTTAAGTCAGAAGAAATCTTGAGAGCTGTGCTTCCTGAAGGTCAAGATGTGACTTCAGGGTTTAGCAGAGTTGGACATATTGCCCACCTGAACCTTCGAGATCATCAACTACCTTTCAAGCATTTAATTG GCCAAGTTATGATTGACAAAAATCCAGGAATCACCTCAGCAGTAAATAAAACCAGTAATATTGATAGCACATTCCGAAATTTCCAAATGGAAGTGCTATCTGGTGAGGAGAACATGACGACCAAG GTTCGAGAAAACAGCTATACATACgaatttgatttttcaaaagtgtATTGGAATCCTCGTCTCTCTACAGAACACAGTCGTATCACAGAACTTCTCAAGCCTGGAGATGTCCTATTTGATGTTTTTGCTGGGGTTGGGCCCTTTGCCATTCCAGTAGCAAAGAAAAACTGCACTGTATTTGCCAATGATCTCAATCCTGAATCCCATAAATGGCTATCACACAACTGTAAATTAAACAAAGTGGACCAAAAGGTGAAAGTCTTTAACTTGGATGGAAAAGACTTCCTCCAAGGACCAGTCAGAGAAGAACTCATGCAGCAGCTGGGACCACTGtcacaagaaaaaaagcattCAGTGCACATTGTTATGAACTTGCCAGCAAAGGCCGTTGAGTTTCTCAGTGCATTAAAATCACTTTTAGATGGGCCGCCATGCAGCAATGAGTTCCTTCCCATAGTGCACTGCTACAGCTTTTCCAAAGATGCTAATCCTGCTAAGGATGTTCAGCAAAGAGCTGGAGCTGTGTTAGGCATTTCCTTGGAGGCATGCAGTTCAGTTCACCTAGTAAGAAATGTGGCCCCTAACAAAGAAATGTTATGCATCACCTTTCAGATTCCTGCTGCTATACTCTACAAGAACCAGACCCTAAATCTAG AGAATAATGAGGCTCCACCTCTTAAACGCCAGAAGATGGGTAAAGCCTTCTCagaggaaaaaacacaaatttattcagTTACTTGA
- the TRMT5 gene encoding tRNA (guanine(37)-N(1))-methyltransferase isoform X1, with amino-acid sequence MRIFRRPFGFSRRLLKVESCRITESESLIPLAWTSLIQKLSRAPIIFLLDQRKRFSTMPEIETNQRDSELFSPPSNVRGMTKLDRTAFKKKVTIPVLKVRKEIVSKLMRSLKRAALQRPGIKRVIEDPEDEGSRLIMLDPYKMISDDSFEKAELSILKQLNVNSHIAEYNLELTYENFKSEEILRAVLPEGQDVTSGFSRVGHIAHLNLRDHQLPFKHLIGQVMIDKNPGITSAVNKTSNIDSTFRNFQMEVLSGEENMTTKVRENSYTYEFDFSKVYWNPRLSTEHSRITELLKPGDVLFDVFAGVGPFAIPVAKKNCTVFANDLNPESHKWLSHNCKLNKVDQKVKVFNLDGKDFLQGPVREELMQQLGPLSQEKKHSVHIVMNLPAKAVEFLSALKSLLDGPPCSNEFLPIVHCYSFSKDANPAKDVQQRAGAVLGISLEACSSVHLVRNVAPNKEMLCITFQIPAAILYKNQTLNLENNEAPPLKRQKMGKAFSEEKTQIYSVT; translated from the exons ATGAG GATCTTTCGGAGGCCATTTGGATTCTCAAGAAGACTTCTCAAAGTGGAAAGCTGTAGAATAACTGAATCAGAATCGTTGATCCCACTTGCTTGGACATCACTGATACAGAAGCTTAGCAGAGCACCtattattttcttgttggatCAAAGAAAAAGATTCTCAACCATGCCTGAAATAGAAACAAATCAGAGAGACTCTGAATTGTTTTCACCACCCTCTAATGTGCGAGGAATGACAAAACTTGATAGGACAGCTTTTAAGAAGAAAGTTACCATCCCAGTACTTAAAGTAAGGAAAGAAATAGTCAGTAAATTGATGCGATCCCTTAAAAGGGCAGCACTGCAGCGCCCAGGCATAAAACGTGTGATTGAAGATCCAGAAGATGAAGGAAGTAGATTAATTATGTTGGATCCCTATAAAATGATTAGTGATGATTCCTTTGAAAAAGCAGAACTTAGTATTTTAAAGCAGCTTAATGTCAATTCACATATAGCTGAATATAATTTGGAACTAACTTATGAAAACTTTAAGTCAGAAGAAATCTTGAGAGCTGTGCTTCCTGAAGGTCAAGATGTGACTTCAGGGTTTAGCAGAGTTGGACATATTGCCCACCTGAACCTTCGAGATCATCAACTACCTTTCAAGCATTTAATTG GCCAAGTTATGATTGACAAAAATCCAGGAATCACCTCAGCAGTAAATAAAACCAGTAATATTGATAGCACATTCCGAAATTTCCAAATGGAAGTGCTATCTGGTGAGGAGAACATGACGACCAAG GTTCGAGAAAACAGCTATACATACgaatttgatttttcaaaagtgtATTGGAATCCTCGTCTCTCTACAGAACACAGTCGTATCACAGAACTTCTCAAGCCTGGAGATGTCCTATTTGATGTTTTTGCTGGGGTTGGGCCCTTTGCCATTCCAGTAGCAAAGAAAAACTGCACTGTATTTGCCAATGATCTCAATCCTGAATCCCATAAATGGCTATCACACAACTGTAAATTAAACAAAGTGGACCAAAAGGTGAAAGTCTTTAACTTGGATGGAAAAGACTTCCTCCAAGGACCAGTCAGAGAAGAACTCATGCAGCAGCTGGGACCACTGtcacaagaaaaaaagcattCAGTGCACATTGTTATGAACTTGCCAGCAAAGGCCGTTGAGTTTCTCAGTGCATTAAAATCACTTTTAGATGGGCCGCCATGCAGCAATGAGTTCCTTCCCATAGTGCACTGCTACAGCTTTTCCAAAGATGCTAATCCTGCTAAGGATGTTCAGCAAAGAGCTGGAGCTGTGTTAGGCATTTCCTTGGAGGCATGCAGTTCAGTTCACCTAGTAAGAAATGTGGCCCCTAACAAAGAAATGTTATGCATCACCTTTCAGATTCCTGCTGCTATACTCTACAAGAACCAGACCCTAAATCTAG AGAATAATGAGGCTCCACCTCTTAAACGCCAGAAGATGGGTAAAGCCTTCTCagaggaaaaaacacaaatttattcagTTACTTGA